The DNA segment cgttGTTGTCGTTCATTCTGATTATAGCTTCGTTCATCATGTGTTTGATTTTTTCTTCACGTTCTCTTTAACACGAAATAAAGTTGCATATAATCAATCCACTAGCTAATACCTTTTGGTTAATCTATACTCGGTCTTTCTTTTGACTAATCTATACTTGATTAAAGTTGcataatgtttgtttttttctttcccaGCATATCTTTATTGTTTCTATCATCAACTTGTTCCCACAGTCTACTTTTGATTAATGTTAAACGGTCTTTCTTATTACCATCTAAaagcaaaagaaataaaattggCCTTTCTTATATTGGCCAACTATGTGTGGCCTAATTTGTAATAATGAGTTTGATAAATTTACAGAACACTTAAAATCCATTTTTATTGGGTAGTGATGTTTTGTTCTTCAATAGTTTTTTTAcgcaattaaaaatattttaatttagtgATTTTTCAATGAAATGAAGACAATTAAACCATTTACATTATTACATTTTAAGGATTAATCTCTTATCTTTATAATCTAAGAATTTAAAAGTCATTAATGAATTTATCATTAATGAATTTGATAAATTCACAAAACACTTTAATCAACTTTCATTGGCTATCAAAAGTTCTTTtcaagaaatttttaaaaacatttcaatTTAGAAAGAAATCTGTATAACAAAATTGTTATACATTGTTACACTTTTaagttatttataattaatccATGTGTCTAAAAGATTTAAAATGTGAAAGAAAGTGAcccaaaaaaatgaataatgtgGTTGCCTGGATGAAACGCTTAAATAACCAATGTCATTCAACAAACTCTCTAAGACACTACACGATTTTAACATCAAAAATCCTCCAACAATAATATCACAAATCATAAATTCATGTACATAAAAGACTTTTAAGTGTATGCTTAATGCTCACACATTTCAGCTCTTCATGGCTTAACATATTCCCTGATGAACTCTTGAACTTGCTCTGTTTCTCCTGTTAGTCCAGATGCTTCAGCGACAGTGACTTTGTTTAAGCAATGCGTAAAGGAAAACACTTCTCCTTCAATCCCAAGAGTAAAGTCATTGGCTATGTCAGCTGTTGAAACCGCACTCCTCGAAACCCTAAGTTTCTCTCTGCAAAACACACACAGAATATTAACAAGCTGAAAAACAATGAGAGCTTCTCTTCATGGATAACAGATAATAATCAATGTTACATTTCTTTCTCCATCTGCTTGCGGATGAACTCTTTTGTGTGTGCAGTTATTTTATCTGTCTTGTTACAGCAAAGCAGGACTGGGATCTTATTCTTAACCACGCTTGCATTGGTAAGAATGTCGTAAAGGTACCTGGAGAAGTACAAAACCGTGTTTAAGTGTTCATCTTCTAAGAGTCACTTTATTATGCCTAAGCAAAGCATTTCTTATGAGGTGTTTAACTTACTCTGAAGCTGCACGACAATTTGGGAGGAACTCAAGTGCATCTACAACAAACACAATAGCAGCTGCTCGAGGCAAGTATTCTTCTAGCTTAGATCTAAGCCGAGAGTGCCCAGGAACATCAACAAGATGAACGGGCTTTGTTTTCTGTCAAACAAACACGGCAATGTCTGTTTAATAGTCCACAAAAAACACTTTAGCGTCTTAAACAAAACGCAAGTGAAGATCTTTCTTTACCTTAGTGTTTTCAGTGTGGAGCACAAAGGTACCTTCGTTAGGTTCCATTGACGTCACAGAACCCTGATGAGAAGATCCATCTCGGAGCTGTTATGAAATGCAAATCAAACCGTATTTTAATCTCCAAGAGGAACACTATGAGGGATTTGACCAGAAAACATACTTGGAATGAGGAAAGGAACAAAAAACCATAAACACTCACTCGATAGAAGAGAACGGTTTTGCCACTTCCGCTTAAACCAGAGAGGAGTACAGTATTGGACTTCGTACGCCTGAACAAGCGAACTGCACAAGGCAACAAAAGCGACAACATTCATTAACCACCAAaacatctgatttttttttaatttaacgtATAACCAAAGGGAGATAGATATTCCAAagacataaaaagaaaaaattggaAACAAGAAACACAGAAGCACCTTCACACTCAGTGAGCTTATTATACAAGTCTAAAGTGGCATCTTGAAAACATCAAACTCCTCTCAACCACAAACAAGAGTGCAACAAAATTATaacatagataaaaaaaatctatgccTACAAGGTTCCCAATTCAGATCCGAATATAAAAACTCAAGAAGAATGTGATGGTCTACTACTACTtactggagaagaagaagatgatagtaAATAACAGAACGCCAATAGCAGCATAAAGTTGATTCGGTGGTATTTGTTGAACAAGTTCAGTTCCTTGATTCAACCACTGCTCCGCCACAATCTTCAAATCCTCCAAGTTCTTCTCCATTGATTCCACCGCTTCGtctgcattaaaaaaaaacacacaacgATTTTAAGCTCCAAGGACCAAACAAGTGACCAAATTTAATGATCAAAGAGCAAAGAACTCAACAGAGTGATCAGCTTCTTTCAGGCATTTTAACGAACAGATCTTGTGCAATCGATATATACTTTGTGAATATGAGCAAGGGCTCAATTTATATGGATAAATTcacaaaaagttaaataattcGCAGATCAACGaggaaaacacacacacacacacatttgaTTCAAACAAAACCCAGATCGAAAAAGGAGAAATTGTAAAACCCTAGATCCAGAAAATAAACAACGAGACATTGAGAGAAAGTGTCGGAACATAAGAGAAAGAGGTAtagaaaagagaagaaactCACTCACTGATGAGAAGTACGGCGGGAGTTGAAGAGATGAGAGACTGTGTCCTACGTGATGATGAGAGATGAGAGATTCGTTCTCAAGATGAGaatacgagagagagagaggtttggTTGGTATATTTTGAAGTTGGTCAAGGGTAATATAGTCAGATCCAGGGACAAATCTGTCTTAAACAAGTTACGTATCTCAGTCAACGCATATAATAGTTAGTGAATcggtttaaatttgaaattaaaaaaaaatcaacttggACCAATAATTAAACCAAACTCTATAttgctactttttttttttgtcatcaacactCTGTAGACCAAGTCGGGTGATCTGCATTCATGTGGACAACAAAAAACGATTGTTTCCTAACACTGCATGCTAAttttgcgttcttggtacataaATGATATCTGATCGggtgaaactctctttcaagatCTTGACATcttctaaataattttcaaaagctggtcattttctggttccgaaaccatattcaccaattgagaataatcagttgcaaacgtaacctaaAATTGACGTAGattcctcatgcattccattgccagagtagcgcttccatctccgcatgaagggGAGAAATACTAGCTCTAACATTCTGCGCCCCCAATAAACCATCAAATCCTTCTAGTATACTgagccaaccttgtcctgaaaagGTATCACCCTCTTTCTATGAGCCATCCAAAAAACATCATCTTCCTGGAATTGACGGTATGGTCGTATCTACTATTTGTGGTATTGTCCTCTGTTCTTTCAATATTTGTGTCTCAGCACATAGTGTTGATTTTGTTTCTGCCAATTTAAGCATATCCAAAAGATCCACATCtagattactaaaaactttattattcctggCTTTCCCGATATATCATAGTATCCATAcaaactgatgatcttccatCTTCGGGAAAACTCTCCAGTACAGATGATCCATATTGTGAAAAGAGAATTTATTGGAAAAATagctggatttgatggtatctttgaaAGAGTCCAAACCTGGattgctggaggacattcaaaaaacacatggtttatggaTTCGTTTTGGGCTCCACATCTTCCATAACAAATATccccttgttttttttttttttgtcaacaacattATAGACTCaaatagactctgtaaaccaccCCGGGGGATATTGATCCATGTGGACGATGAAAGACGGCTGTGTTCTGGCACTGCGTGCTAGTTTATCCGCCTTTTTATTTTGCGTCCTTGTATCTCCCTAGCTTGTAAATTCTTCTTTAAAGCTATCCATTCttatataagtagatttttttaaaaatgattcccttttaatagtatagattgcaACTATGTGGAGGGCTGCACATATGCGGacattaatatgatttttagttttgatatatatatttttatgattcaACATTTATGGTTCAACATTtgaaacttttaaatattatatagttttcattCTAATTATTCTACTtgatgtttaaatttatatcacaTATACGTATGCAGTAAATAATTCATGTAGAGTATGTTTATATGTAGTATTTTGATATCATAACCACCAGCACGATTGTGCAGGTCAATAcctagttatatattatttagtgatcaatgaaatataaaaataatataatcaaagtaaaattaaattaaatacactGACTTAATTGTTAGTCGGATTGTAATCTCTGATGCCCCTTTTCagagattttaaaattaatcataTACCGACGACGCTTGGAGAGCATATCAAAAGGCTGCAAGGCTTGCATGGATTTTCTTCGATAGGAACTCGACAGAGATCACCCGAGGCTCCTCCTTCCAAACAGCGGTGGCTTCCCCCCTCATGGCGGAGGCTCTAGCGATAAGGGAAGCTCTGCTCCACGCATCCTCATCTGGCTTCAAATTGATCTGGATACGCTCAGATTCCCAAGGACTCATCAAGGCCATCAAGTCGAATCTCCGATCGATAGAACTCTATAGCGTTTTATCGGATGTCGATTCGATTATATCCTCCGATCGTATCTCcgtctctttctcttttgttttccgTAGTCTTAATGGGCTGGCCGATTCCTTGGCTAAGTCCACTCTTGTAACCAACATTTAGGTAATGGGCTTTAAACCCCATTGCTTTATTTTAGTGCATTTTTgagttgattaaaaaaaaaaaattaaaaaatatctatttaaaaaatatagttgCCAACTCCTGTAGCGAGGCATGAATTAAGGTTAGACGAGGAGGTGTTGGAGGAACGAGTCTATGCTCTTCTGTTCGTGTTCGATAAGGAGCTTAACTTGTCCTCCATCTCGAGAGTCAGATTTGGGATTTAGggaattgtttttatatttattttaatatataaaattcaacaaaaaaaattaattcgaTATTCGACAATATATGGACCATGAAATCCATGTATAATAGATTTCTACAATTTAAAGACCAAAACAAATGTTTCTTCTAGCTGTGATCAGAACCGGCCATGTCCATCTTGAGGAGCCGGGGGAGCTCCTACAGCTATCATTTGTCTTCCTATCATTGATGTTTGTTTCACAGCACCCACACCTTTTAACACATTAGCCATTTCTTTAGAAAATTAACTCACCAAAAAGACTAAAATTCAAAAGGAAGCTGAGATGAGAGgatttatgtaaaataaaaacttagtAAACTATAACTGTGATAAATATTTTGGGAATAAAGAGACACTGACCTAGGTGACGGAATGTAGCCTCTGTCACACCAACCTGAAAAGATGCACATAGAAGTATATGAACCAAACTTAAAAGAAGAAACGCTTGAAGTGTTTTCTTCATTGtcattgttttgttgttcttccCTCACGTCTCGACCATTAGTGGGTATCTATACAGATCGCAGCAAACAAAATCAACCATACAGTGGACACATAACGTTGAAATGTCAAACTTCTTCGACTTCGTCTCATTCAAGAACGCGGTTTCCGCTGTATCACTTCTTCTGAGCATTCAAATAAAGACTTGACTAAAATTATGTTCCATGAATATAGCTGAATAACTACGGATGCAAGACTTTTGGAGTTTTTGGAATATTTCAGGTTAATCTGTTCATCGTTTGTCATGGTCGTATTTGGTTGagttacattttaaataaatttgtttaattatttttttgtaaattttggttAGAGAATAATTATGTTATAGGACAAGTGCAATTTTGGTAAATTTGGTTAgagaataatttaataaaaacaaataatttttggtCAATTAATTAAGTCTTAAGTTTAGATAAaaaagaatctaacaaaataattAACTGTCATAAGTtggtaaatattaaaatgaagAGTGGTGAGTTATTTTCAAACAGTATTTCAGTTTTCATAATATAGATGGTACATATTAGGGCTGGGccaataaaccgaacccgaaaatctaaaccgaacccgatccgataaaaatgaatccgaaccgatccgaacccgacataaataccgaatggatcctgttttttggtattttgggttatgggtattatccgaaccgaacccggacctaaatggatatccgatagaacccgaaacatttaaaatcacaaaaagaatttctaccaaatatgatcttaattcttaatatgtatccaaaatactttaagatattattgaacttctaaaataattatcatttacatgaaggttgatggtggaATGTGGCGGTTGATGCCtcaaatttttagattttggttttgtttttattgaataatatttctcattttatgagaacttattttttgttttatgatttcatttatctggttttttttctatcactaactatgtttatctttcgcttgattttgaatgatcacgtttgatgttttttcttatttttgaatcgatttcacttatgttttggctattaaaatatgtacaaatcatgtattttaaatccgaagaaccaatttcatttatgttttagttacaaaatatgtacaaatcaggtatttttaaaccgaagaaccaattgggacccgaacccgaaagtacaatgggttataccggttctttgaagatttactaaccccgacccgaacccgatagaacccgaaccggtcccgaaccgaacttttatataacccgaatggggttgattttgataaacccaaaaaaccgaaacccgaatggataaaaccgaaacccgattgggaccccgaatgcccatgcctagtaCATATATCTTTATTTCTATGTTAACAATTACACATTTCAAATTAACAACCATGTCTGCTTCTAACATATTATTCTGCTTGGTCTATTGAGATGGTTAATTTCAATCTTCCCGAAAATAGTAATTTCCATTAACCAAAAAGAGGCGATACCATCCTTAAGATTCCACCAAACTCCATAATTTCTCAAACCTTGCTACTAACTTACTAAATTGCAATATTACACGATAACGAAGAGAAGAAGGCATTGTCAGttaactgaagaagaagaggagctCAACTCAACATATACTTGGCAAAAGCTTTGGATATAATCGAAAAGCCCATGTACTAATCCTTGAGAGTTTTTCTTGAGAGAATAGTCATCACTTTCCCCtgttaacataaaaaaaaagtgattgtGTGTTTTCAATTTCTCGTTGTGTGACAAATCCAAGTTGATACATCATAAAAAGAAAGGATCCAGTGGAGATTGTTTGTTACTTACGTGTTCATCATCAGCGTTATGTTGTCTCCTTTAAGAAGAATCCTTCCTGAAAATAGGCATTTTAGAGAGGGTTATTGAACCATAagataacaaataaaaagagagagactTGTTATCAAAGAGCGAGTCCAGGAATAAAGAAGACTCACCCAGTTGTTTTCTGGTGTTCTTCTTGATGCTCACTTCTTCAGCTTCATCCAACACTAGGTTCATGTATTCGTCAAACCCCTGCaagaaaggagaaaaaaattgaaaagaggAAATCAATGAGAATGTCATAATCACAAATTCCTCAGAATCAACATAATAGAAGTACGAAAAAACTTCAACTTTAactcaagaaaagaaaaatatgttaataataaCTGAACAAGGAACATCCAAAGTCAAGTAAGCAACTCCACGTTTTaacaaattttctgaattggCAAAGAGTCAATCTAAGAAAAGCTTGAATTTTAACTCGAGAAGAGTCATAGTATCGcaataaaaaccaaaacaagTCAAGTAGATGATAATGACTCAAAAGAAAAGCAGAGTGTAAGAAAAGAGTCAAATCATTACTCTGAGAAGAATCAAAAGGATAGCAATACAAATTGAAACAAGAAAGACACACAGTGAAACCAATGACACCATCATCATAAATCTAACCTAAGAATCAAACTAGTTTGTTTTCTATTATCAGTGGTTCGGTGCAGTAACAAATCAGCCAGGTAACAAATGCAACAGAGAGCTTAGAGATTATCACATAGTTCATGCTTATGGAGAGACAGATTCACAGAGAAACAAGAGAGTATATTGGATGGCGACTTACAGTGATTCTTCCTTCAATCCTCAAATCTTTCTGCTCAAAAAGCCAAATCTGGATCCTAGCTTTCTGCAtcacatagagagagagagagagagcacgAATCAGAATACAATAAACCAACACGAATCCAATGGTTTAAGGAGCTTACGCTTTGAAGAAACCTAAAAATCAAGTTCTGGATCCGCCGCcggcaaaaaaaacaaaaggaaaaattagtaaaagaacaaagagagagagagagagagagagagagagagagagagagagagagagtagtcGAAACAATAACAGAGAAGATCCACGCACGATAGGTTGGGTCATAATCCTTTGAACTTTGGTGCTCGCCATTGCTCCCGACGTTTCAATTCTCTCTCTCCCTCAAGCTTCGgtggacaagaagaagaaaaaccctAAATCACGACGAGAGAGAAAGAGTCGCTGTGTATAGCATTTTATATCTTCGCAGTTCAACTTTCGGCCCATACAAATTAATACACTTATTGGGCCAAAACTTctaatcttcttctctttcactATCCTTgcaaaaactttttctttttttctttttatgttgtGAGTTGAATCTCAAGCTTTTTTAGTTTTCAGGTTTAAGTTTTATTCGGTTGTTATACTTTGGTCTGAATTGGTTAATAATACTTAGGTGTACATGTACTagttcttacatttttatacattgatatttatttttcataattagtaattagtgttatatatttcaCATAGATTATATTCAAAAGACTTGGACCAAATCGAgtaatatagttatttttaatacaaatatcTGAAATTGTACTCatatacatttgttatttagatatttttaggtttttatataTCAGAACTGAACTCATTCAGAACCATAAGGACTCAACTCAAAATCTGCacattattttgtaatattcaaATGGggattaatttcaaaaaaaaaatgatacttGAAAAAACAATCAGTACATAAATGGATAGTCAATGTTCATgtctaactgattttataaactaataaaaataactattcTCTATGTATTTggctaatatatttttattattttgatttaagttattattttattcacaaaaacatTTCTTTGAATCatgtttttggctacgtaattttcCACCGATTGATACTAAAAAAATTtgagtaaaacaaactaaaccgttcggtttaaccatatgcaaaacccagtttattacatttttattttataattgacacAAAGTTAAATGTTGATTAActcataaataaaaatctgtattattaattttgtggcaatataattaatgatgtgatgtattgttaaggtaatataattaatgaaattgtttaaCTGAGTATAGGTTTGGAGTATTCATCTCCGATGTTAATTCTTATTTGGACACTTATTCAAGCTttctttttggatatttttcaaGTATTCTTTCGGTTTCGAAATGATACTTGATATCCGAAAGCTAGCCTACGTACTTTACATGTCTTCTTTTTTAACGTTGATTTATTATGACATTATGTTTTTGCGAAAGATTATATAGACTATTCGATAACTGAAAATACTACATGTTATTAAGATCGTCGCCTAACTACTCacacttgcaccatgttgaaaaTTCTTTGTAAATCTTTCTTTTGTAGTCTTGCATTAATAAATCGCTCTTTCCAGGACTTAAAACCTGGATTTCATGTAATCTGCTTGAAATTGCATAGTCGGAGGTTTGAATCCCAAACTTTAGTGTAGaaacctttaaaccttaaccattaTGTTACAATGCTTCCACACATGCTTTACATGTAGAAGCTGCATCTTTCATATGATGTAGAGTTCAAAGAGGAATATGGGAGAGCTTGTTCAGTACTTGTATGGTTCAAACGCAAACTTCATTTCTCACCACACAGAGATTTACATAACCAACAGTAACAATAAGCATAGCAGCTATCTATGCTGGCTAAATAATCATATCCAAATACAAAAACAATTAGCCTTTTCTACAAAGAATCCAAGCTTTGAATAGCGATCATGCCCCATTTATCATCAGAGATTGAAATGGAACTTTTTTAATCTCCACAAACGTTGAATACTCAGGATTCATAGGTTGCTTCCATGGCTCACCATCCATTTGCAAGAACGCATCTTTCCAG comes from the Brassica napus cultivar Da-Ae chromosome A7, Da-Ae, whole genome shotgun sequence genome and includes:
- the LOC106357703 gene encoding signal recognition particle receptor subunit beta-like, giving the protein MEKNLEDLKIVAEQWLNQGTELVQQIPPNQLYAAIGVLLFTIIFFFSIRLFRRTKSNTVLLSGLSGSGKTVLFYRLRDGSSHQGSVTSMEPNEGTFVLHTENTKKTKPVHLVDVPGHSRLRSKLEEYLPRAAAIVFVVDALEFLPNCRAASEYLYDILTNASVVKNKIPVLLCCNKTDKITAHTKEFIRKQMEKEIEKLRVSRSAVSTADIANDFTLGIEGEVFSFTHCLNKVTVAEASGLTGETEQVQEFIREYVKP
- the LOC106357702 gene encoding small nuclear ribonucleoprotein E, producing MASTKVQRIMTQPINLIFRFLQSKARIQIWLFEQKDLRIEGRITGFDEYMNLVLDEAEEVSIKKNTRKQLGRILLKGDNITLMMNTGK